The genomic region AATTAAACATCTTACTTCTATGAATCATCAATTTGTTATGCTTTTGAAAGAATTATTCATCATTCTTTAATTCAAatatgatctgaaacattgatattAAAATTCTCACACAATCAAAACCTAACAATCTCATTATATTGATATCAACGACTGCCAAAATTCCATTaatataagtttttttttaaaactttgatTGGATATGGGTAATGAAAAGCTTCTACGGAAGGAAAGCAGTGAATGTGTATGAATGATATTATACTGTTACAGGTGCAGAGAATGAGAGAAAAGCATCTGTGCTTCAATAAAGGAGAGATGGGTATCTGGGAATGCGCAGAGTTATTGAATGAAATCGTGGATGAGAGTGACCCCGATCTGGATGTGCCTCAGATCGAGCACCTCCTGCAAACTGCAGAAGCCATTAGAAAAGATTATCCTGACCAAGACTGGTTTCATCTCACTGCCTTTATTCATGGTGGGTAATACTTTTCACTGCATTTTTGGTCTTGTTATTTTCTTCTAATCTTCCCTCTACTTGTGATGATTTGGAAATATAATGCAGACTTGGGCAAGGTTTTGCTTCATCCCAAATTTGGCCAGTCACCTCAATGGGCTGTGGTCGGTATGTTTTCACTCCATTTAACCTTCAAGCTTTACTGTGCATAAACTAGAATAGTTATATTGTTCTGAAATGAACTTTGGGTTACATTGTTAAAACTAATAATATCATATTTGCCTTGAGCAGGCGATACATTTCCAGTCGGATGTCCATTCGATAAATCTATTGTACATCACCAGGTACTAAATTATATCGAAATGCTCATAATTATGAGCATTGCACCAAACTATGGGATGACTTATAAAGCAATTGTGAAGAATTTCTTCATAATCatgatttataaattatttatgatCACAAAAAAAAACTTGTTTTCATATAAAAATGAAACAGTTAAATTCAAGTATGTGTGATGGTTTAATTGCGGTGGTGTTGGTCATGTTCTTAAGATTCAATTTTTATTTGGGTATTATTGTTGAGTGTATATGTTAGATTGAGGTCCCCATTTATGGCTTCACAAACTCCAGATCAAAAGCATTTACCTCGTTCTTAAAAAACGTAAATCCAGAAAAATCATGAGATCATAAATTTTCTAAGTTGCTCCATAATAAGTTTGATTAAAGTGGACAAAACATGCAGATGTTCCTCAACAATCCGGacagttgggatcccaaatacaaTACTGGCACAGGAATCTATCAAGAGGGATGCGGATTTGAAAAGCTTTTTATGTCATGGGGACATGACGAGTACATGTATCAGGTAATTAATATAATAATGCTGCGGAGCACATTCCAAGCTTTGATTTGTT from Cryptomeria japonica chromosome 3, Sugi_1.0, whole genome shotgun sequence harbors:
- the LOC131077421 gene encoding probable inositol oxygenase, encoding MEMPILPVHSHHCDEGGQELGFVVPESNAFGKDFRSYYTEGERKSVVEETYRKNHAYQTFESVQRMREKHLCFNKGEMGIWECAELLNEIVDESDPDLDVPQIEHLLQTAEAIRKDYPDQDWFHLTAFIHDLGKVLLHPKFGQSPQWAVVGDTFPVGCPFDKSIVHHQMFLNNPDSWDPKYNTGTGIYQEGCGFEKLFMSWGHDEYMYQVMKENKSTLPPQAYFIIHYHSFYVMHQEGAYMHFMNDLDRQMLPWLQEFNKYDLYSKSTVRIDVEKLKPYYQSLIHKYFPEKLRW